In a genomic window of Halostella litorea:
- a CDS encoding DUF7569 family protein, whose translation MTDACDGCGDSVTDALARTVRLTVDRSQIDSQRLCPECFADWIDRYEREMGAGRDALDDGDDEIIVD comes from the coding sequence ATGACAGACGCCTGCGACGGCTGTGGCGACTCCGTCACCGACGCGCTCGCCCGGACGGTCCGGCTGACCGTCGACCGCTCACAGATCGACTCCCAGCGGCTCTGCCCGGAGTGTTTCGCCGACTGGATCGACCGCTACGAGCGCGAGATGGGGGCCGGCCGCGACGCGCTCGACGACGGCGACGACGAGATCATCGTCGACTGA